Proteins from one Oryza sativa Japonica Group chromosome 12, ASM3414082v1 genomic window:
- the LOC4351782 gene encoding receptor-like protein 7 produces MSSFSKRVPHHVASLLAMMLILQLVQATTLDDLTTTSSETTPAMCLPDQASALLRLKHSFNATAGDYSTTFRSWVPGADCCRWEGVHCDGADGRVTSLDLGGHNLQAGGLDHALFRLTSLKHLNLSGNIFTMSQLPATGFEQLTELTHLDLSDTNIAGKVPAGIGRLVSLVYLDLSTSFVIVSYDDENSITQYAVDSIGQLSAPNMETLLTNLTNLEELHMGMVDMSNNGELWCDHIAKYTPKLQVLSLPYCSLSGPVCASFAAMRSLTTIELHYNLLSGSVPEFLAGFSNLTVLQLSTNKFQGWFPPIIFQHKKLRTIDLSKNPGISGNLPNFSQDSSLENLSVSRTNFTGMIPSSISNLRSLKKLGIGASGFSGTLPSSLGSFLYLDLLEVSGFQIVGSMPSWISNLTSLTVLQFSNCGLSGHVPSSIGNLRELIKLALYNCKFSGKVPPQILNLTHLETLVLHSNNFDGTIELTSFSKLKNLSVLNLSNNKLVVVDGENISSLVSFPNLEFLSLASCSMSTFPNILKHLDKMFSLDISHNQIQGAIPQWAWKTWKGLQFLLLNMSHNNFTSLGSDPLLPLHIEFLDLSFNSIEGPIPIPQEGSSTLDYSSNQFSSIPLHYLTYLGETLTFKASRNKLSGDIPPSICTAATNLQLFDLSYNNLSGSIPSCLMEDAIELQVLSLKENKLVGNLPDSIKEGCSLEAIDLSGNLIDGKIPRSLVSCRNLEILDVGNNQISDSFPCWMSKLRKLQVLVLKSNKFTGQVMDPSYTVDRNSCAFTQLRIADMASNNFNGTLPEAWFKMLKSMIAMTQNDTLVMENKYYHGQTYQFTASVTYKGSDTTISKILRTLMLIDFSNNAFHGTIPETVGGLVLLHGLNMSHNALTGSIPTQFGRLNQLESLDLSSNELTGGIPKELASLNFLSTLNLSYNMLVGRIPNSYQFSTFSNNSFLGNIGLCGPPLSKQCDNPKEPIVMTYTSEKSTDVVLVLFTALGFGVSYAMTILILWGRCMRKQR; encoded by the coding sequence ATGTCGTCGTTCTCCAAGAGAGTCCCTCACCATGTGGCATCACTCCTAGCAATGATGCTCATCCTCCAGCTAGTCCAGGCCACCACGCTCGACGACCTTACGACGACCTCCTCCGAAACGACGCCGGCAATGTGCCTTCCAGACCAGGCTTCCGCGCTGCTCCGGCTGAAGCACTCCTTCAACGCGACGGCCGGCGACTACTCCACCACCTTTCGATCATGGGTCCCTGGTGCAGACTGCTGTCGCTGGGAGGGCGTCCACTGCGACGGCGCCGATGGCCGTGTCACCTCACTCGACTTGGGAGGCCACAACCTGCAAGCCGGCGGCCTCGACCATGCACTGTTCAGGTTAACCTCACTCAAGCACCTCAACCTCTCTGGTAACATCTTCACCATGTCCCAGCTCCCGGCCACTGGATTCGAGCAGCTCACCGAGCTCACACACCTTGACCTCTCGGACACCAACATCGCCGGCAAGGTGCCGGCTGGCATTGGGCGCCTCGTGAGCCTGGTctacctcgacctctccacgaGCTTCGTCATCGTGTCTTACGATGACGAAAACAGCATCACACAGTACGCTGTAGACTCCATTGGGCAGCTCTCAGCACCAAACATGGAGACCTTGCTCACAAACCTCACTAACCTGGAGGAGCTCCATATGGGAATGGTGGATATGTCCAATAATGGCGAATTGTGGTGTGACCACATAGCCAAGTACACACCTAAGCTTCAAGTTCTTAGTTTACCTTACTGCTCACTGTCAGGTCCCGTATGCGCATCATTTGCTGCCATGCGATCGCTCACCACGATCGAGCTTCATTACAATTTATTGTCAGGTTCAGTGCCAGAGTTCTTGGCTGGCTTTTCCAACCTCACTGTTCTTCAGCTATCCACAAACAAGTTTCAAGGATGGTTTCCTCCCATCATCTTCCAGCACAAGAAGTTGAGAACAATTGATCTTTCTAAGAATCCTGGCATATCTGGTAATCTGCCAAATTTCTCACAGGACAGTAGCTTGGAGAATTTGTCCGTCAGTAGAACAAACTTCACAGGTATGATTCCGAGCTCCATCAGCAATCTCAGATCTCTGAAGAAGTTGGGCATTGGTGCAAGTGGTTTCTCTGGAACACTGCCCTCTTCGTTAGGTAGCTTCCTATACTTGGATTTGCTAGAAGTGTCTGGGTTCCAGATAGTAGGATCCATGCCGTCATGGATATCCAACCTAACTTCTCTTACTGTTCTCCAGTTCTCCAACTGCGGATTGTCTGGACATGTACCTTCTTCAATAGGAAACTTAAGGGAATTGATTAAGTTAGCACTGTACAACTGCAAGTTTTCAGGGAAGGTGCCTCCGCAGATCTTAAATTTGACTCATTTGGAAACTCTCGTGCTCCATTCGAACAATTTTGACGGCACAATAGAACTCACCTCATTCTCAAAACTGAAAAACCTATCCGTCCTGAATCTCTCAAACAATAAACTAGTAGTGGTAGATGGAGAAAATATTTCATCACTGGTGTCATTCCCCAATTTGGAGTTCTTAAGTTTAGCATCTTGCAGCATGTCTACTTTTCCCAATATCTTGAAGCATCTCGATAAGATGTTTAGTCTTGACATTTCACATAACCAGATCCAAGGAGCTATACCACAGTGGGCATGGAAGACATGGAAAGGCTTGCAATTTCTCCTCTTGAACATGTCGCACAATAACTTTACAAGTCTTGGATCTGATCCTTTGCTTCCTCTTCATATAGAATTCCTTGACCTCAGTTTCAACAGTATTGAAGGGCCCATACCGATACCACAAGAAGGTAGCAGCACATTAGATTACTCGAGCAACCAATTCTCATCTATTCCTCTTCATTACTTAACTTACCTTGGGGAAACTCTCACTTTCAAGGCCTCCAGAAACAAACTCTCTGGAGATATTCCACCATCAATATGTACCGCTGCTACGAATTTGCAACTCTTTGATCTCTCTTACAATAACTTGAGTGGTTCGATCCCATCCTGCTTAATGGAGGATGCCATTGAATTACAAGTATTAAgtctaaaagaaaataaacttGTTGGAAATTTACCTGATAGCATCAAGGAAGGCTGTTCACTTGAGGCAATAGATTTAAGTGGCAATTTGATTGACGGAAAGATACCCAGATCTCTAGTTTCTTGCAGGAACTTGGAGATCCTTGACGTTGGAAACAATCAGATTAGTGACTCCTTTCCATGTTGGATGAGTAAACTTCGTAAACTTCAAGTCCTTGTCCTCAAGTCTAACAAGTTCACTGGACAAGTAATGGATCCTTCATATACAGTTGACAGGAACAGCTGTGCATTTACGCAGCTCAGAATTGCTGACATGGCCTCAAACAACTTCAATGGAACATTGCCAGAAGCATGGTTTAAGATGCTCAAGTCCATGATTGCCATGACTCAAAATGATACACTAGTCATGGAAAATAAATATTACCATGGGCAAACATACCAGTTTACTGCCTCAGTTACATACAAAGGGAGTGACACGACAATTTCCAAGATATTGAGGACCCTTATGCTGATTGATTTCTCAAATAATGCATTCCATGGTACCATTCCTGAGACTGTCGGGGGGCTTGTACTGCTTCACGGGCTCAACATGTCTCACAATGCCCTTACAGGATCAATTCCAACTCAGTTTGGCAGGTTGAATCAACTTGAGTCATTGGACCTCTCCTCGAATGAGCTCACTGGGGGGATCCCCAAGGAGCTAGCATCACTCAACTTCCTTTCAACACTGAATTTGTCCTACAACATGTTGGTTGGAAGAATACCAAACTCATATCAGTTTTCCACCTTTTCCAACAATTCTTTTCTTGGAAACATTGGTTTGTGTGGACCACCGTTATCCAAACAATGTGACAACCCAAAAGAGCCCATTGTTATGACATACACTTCGGAGAAATCCACAGATGTTGTACTAGTCCTCTTCACTGCATTGGGATTTGGTGTTTCCTATGCAATGACAATCCTAATTTTATGGGGAAGGTGCATGAGAAAGCAACGCTGA